In the Kiritimatiellia bacterium genome, one interval contains:
- a CDS encoding uroporphyrinogen decarboxylase family protein yields MDVEALIKKYRGRLAFFGGLSTQKTLPYGTAEDVRKETRRLLELGREGGYILAPAHAVEGDVPLENMLAFIDTVREQQEFN; encoded by the coding sequence ATGGACGTGGAAGCTCTCATCAAAAAGTATCGGGGAAGGCTGGCCTTCTTCGGCGGCCTTTCAACCCAAAAAACGCTCCCTTACGGAACGGCGGAAGACGTCAGAAAAGAAACCCGGCGCCTGCTGGAACTGGGGCGCGAAGGCGGTTATATTCTGGCTCCGGCGCATGCCGTTGAAGGCGACGTTCCCCTGGAAAACATGCTGGCTTTTATTGACACGGTCCGGGAACAGCAGGAGTTTAATTAG
- a CDS encoding DMT family protein — protein sequence MPVFLKTILLLMLSNIFMTFAWYGHLKNLGNRPWVIAAIVSWGIALFEYLLQVPANRIGFQALSLSQLKILQEVITLSVFVPFAVFYMKQSVRMDFVYAGLCLCGAVFFIFRGGN from the coding sequence ATGCCGGTTTTTTTAAAGACAATTCTGCTTTTGATGCTGTCGAATATTTTCATGACCTTTGCATGGTATGGACATCTGAAGAACCTTGGCAACCGTCCCTGGGTGATTGCCGCGATTGTGAGCTGGGGGATCGCGCTTTTCGAATACCTGTTGCAGGTTCCCGCCAATCGAATAGGTTTTCAGGCGCTTTCGCTTTCGCAGTTGAAGATTTTGCAGGAGGTGATCACGCTTTCGGTTTTCGTTCCCTTTGCCGTATTTTATATGAAGCAATCCGTCCGGATGGACTTTGTTTACGCGGGACTCTGCCTTTGCGGCGCCGTTTTTTTCATCTTTCGCGGGGGGAATTAA
- a CDS encoding SGNH/GDSL hydrolase family protein: MRFLRQEFNLQNTVFGESLVFAGTNPERLLQARIIPGSVALRSKYLDFDQGVIIYEEGKDYAVDHENGALCRTPGSRIPDYRDHVFYGRERFDHREAADFGNARFTVYCDYAFAADEPPMLSSEPGNRLFPDCFEKKQMTIGIIGDSITYGCDATVSERSYAWQWADALERKYHGVSFRVYNKAVGGMASERGVTAFERELAPLKPDIVLIGFGMNDQNRGASGDIATPPGKFMANLNAICASAKKANPDALIALVSPMLPNPRWRHTSGRLLELRAVLRGIADNNGYSFADVTSCWERMLARKSVESLAANNVNHPNDFGHWIYAQLVKAATIEQEDK, from the coding sequence ATGCGTTTTTTAAGACAGGAATTTAACCTTCAAAACACCGTATTCGGGGAAAGTCTTGTGTTTGCCGGGACAAATCCCGAACGGCTTTTACAGGCGCGCATCATTCCCGGAAGCGTCGCGTTGCGCTCGAAATATCTCGATTTCGATCAGGGCGTAATTATTTATGAAGAGGGCAAGGACTACGCAGTTGACCATGAAAACGGCGCTCTTTGCCGCACTCCCGGCTCGCGCATTCCGGACTATCGCGATCATGTTTTTTACGGACGGGAACGATTCGACCATCGTGAAGCCGCGGATTTCGGCAATGCGCGATTTACCGTCTATTGCGACTACGCGTTTGCTGCGGACGAACCGCCGATGCTTTCTTCCGAACCCGGCAATCGGCTTTTCCCGGATTGTTTCGAAAAAAAACAAATGACCATCGGCATCATCGGGGACAGCATCACCTATGGCTGTGACGCCACTGTTTCCGAACGTTCCTATGCCTGGCAATGGGCGGACGCGCTTGAGCGGAAATATCACGGGGTGTCGTTTCGCGTCTATAACAAGGCGGTCGGCGGAATGGCGTCAGAGCGGGGTGTTACGGCCTTCGAGCGCGAACTGGCGCCGCTCAAACCTGATATTGTCCTGATCGGCTTTGGAATGAACGATCAAAACCGCGGCGCTTCCGGAGACATCGCAACACCGCCCGGAAAATTCATGGCCAATCTCAACGCGATATGCGCTTCGGCAAAAAAAGCGAACCCGGATGCGTTGATCGCGCTTGTTTCGCCGATGCTTCCCAACCCGCGCTGGCGCCACACCTCGGGACGGCTTCTGGAATTGCGCGCGGTACTGCGGGGGATCGCCGATAATAACGGATATTCCTTTGCGGACGTGACTTCCTGCTGGGAAAGGATGCTGGCGCGCAAAAGCGTTGAGAGCCTTGCCGCCAACAACGTCAATCATCCGAATGACTTCGGGCATTGGATTTATGCGCAATTGGTAAAAGCGGCAACAATTGAACAGGAGGACAAATGA